The following are encoded together in the Desulfovibrio desulfuricans DSM 642 genome:
- a CDS encoding metallophosphoesterase family protein, whose protein sequence is MDGIRYIHAADLHLDTPFQGLSRTAAQGGHLARLLQEATFKAMDRLFRLCESDKPDFLILAGDVYNEENHSVKAQLKLCDGCRRLRDAGVRVFLAHGNHDPLSSRLAAVQWPDNVTVFGPDAESHTVEKDGKVVAVVHGISHAKIKEGRNLARLFRRDQHHDCFQLGVLHCTVEGQSKADRYAPCSLDDLKNTGLDAWALGHVHERATLCAAPFIAYSGNAQGLHVNEPGPRGCLRVTASPQPGGGYACNEDFVRLGPVQWARVQVELDDVAHLNEVENRMTRALEEAAESTDPGCEALMARVVLRGRTPLDAALRDAPNQEDLAERLAHLQTGTPSVWIKDMVAETSPAIDRAQYLQREDLLGETLRLAERMAQSSDALHDVATPALKQVYDHGQLRHILSQPDDARMRALLEEAERLCTDLLEER, encoded by the coding sequence ATGGACGGCATCCGCTATATTCACGCCGCCGATCTGCATCTGGACACGCCGTTTCAGGGGCTTTCCCGCACGGCGGCGCAGGGTGGGCATCTGGCGCGCCTGCTGCAAGAGGCCACCTTCAAGGCCATGGACCGCCTCTTCCGGCTTTGCGAATCAGACAAGCCGGATTTTCTCATACTGGCTGGCGACGTGTATAATGAGGAAAACCACAGCGTCAAAGCACAGCTTAAGCTGTGCGACGGCTGCCGCCGCCTGCGTGATGCCGGAGTGCGCGTTTTTCTGGCGCACGGCAATCATGATCCCCTTTCCTCAAGGCTGGCGGCTGTGCAGTGGCCGGACAACGTCACTGTTTTCGGGCCGGATGCCGAAAGCCATACGGTTGAAAAAGACGGCAAGGTCGTGGCCGTGGTGCACGGCATCAGCCACGCCAAGATCAAGGAAGGCCGCAACCTGGCCCGCCTGTTCCGGCGCGACCAGCACCACGACTGTTTTCAGCTTGGCGTTCTGCACTGCACGGTCGAAGGCCAGAGCAAGGCCGACCGCTACGCCCCCTGCTCGCTGGACGACCTCAAAAATACAGGGCTTGACGCCTGGGCGTTGGGCCATGTGCACGAGCGGGCCACACTTTGCGCCGCCCCTTTTATCGCGTACAGCGGCAACGCTCAGGGCCTGCACGTCAACGAGCCGGGGCCACGCGGCTGCCTGCGCGTGACGGCAAGCCCCCAACCGGGCGGCGGCTATGCCTGCAACGAGGATTTTGTTCGCCTGGGCCCCGTGCAGTGGGCCAGGGTGCAGGTTGAGCTTGATGATGTGGCCCACCTCAACGAGGTGGAAAACAGAATGACCCGCGCGCTGGAAGAGGCCGCAGAATCCACTGACCCCGGCTGCGAGGCGCTGATGGCCCGTGTGGTTTTGCGCGGGCGCACCCCGTTGGATGCCGCCCTGCGCGATGCCCCCAATCAGGAAGACCTTGCCGAACGGCTGGCACACCTGCAAACAGGCACCCCCAGCGTGTGGATCAAGGACATGGTGGCGGAAACAAGCCCCGCCATAGACCGTGCCCAGTATCTGCAACGTGAAGACCTGCTTGGCGAAACCCTGCGGCTGGCCGAGCGCATGGCGCAAAGCAGCGACGCCCTGCACGATGTGGCAACCCCGGCGCTGAAGCAGGTCTATGACCATGGGCAGCTCCGCCATATTCTCTCCCAACCCGACGATGCGCGTATGCGAGCCCTTCTGGAAGAGGCCGAACGCCTGTGCACGGATCTTCTGGAGGAACGCTGA
- a CDS encoding methyl-accepting chemotaxis protein — translation MQRITTMQKMAGLSLLLCLFTVIIGMFGVSRLSNLATDVEELSSMHMKGLDLLRMTNVEVLRIIREEKNLIISTTEEGNRTVLNNLQKEYVVLDKYSNELPHYFMTETARKLLAELNGLLSEWRTEHNKIVELGSTTDPAMNAKAQELSSTTGRALARKLADLLHDIGEKKLEFAQELSRKSMQEYERARMITIVGVLLSVLVGLGLGYFLSRNMLRQLGDEPASLSELALQIAGGDLEAKFNPARPEIGVFGAMKQMVGTLKGKIAEADQKSQQAKEESERAQKATADAEEARRQAERAKAEGMLQAAHQLEGVVEIVTSASEELSAQVEQSSRGADEQSARVRETATAMEEMNATVLEVARNAQQAADVSSNARKQAIEGSQIVNEAVKGISTVHTQSLALKQDMDALGKQAESIGQVMGVIADIADQTNLLALNAAIEAARAGDAGRGFAVVADEVRKLAEKTMTATQEVGRAIKEIQEGTKKNIQSVEFTGESIEAATKLSVQSGESLKNILECVQLVNDQVQSIATASEQQSAASEEINRSVEQVATISAETAQAMEQASSAVADLAQQSQTLQHLIGEMKRQG, via the coding sequence ATGCAAAGAATTACGACAATGCAGAAGATGGCAGGCTTGAGTTTGCTCCTGTGCCTGTTCACGGTGATTATTGGCATGTTTGGCGTCAGCCGCCTGAGCAATCTGGCAACTGACGTTGAGGAACTGAGTTCCATGCACATGAAGGGGCTGGATTTGCTCAGAATGACCAATGTTGAAGTTTTGCGGATTATTCGCGAAGAAAAAAATCTTATCATCAGCACCACCGAAGAAGGTAATCGCACCGTCCTGAATAATCTGCAAAAAGAATATGTGGTGCTGGATAAATACAGCAATGAACTGCCGCACTATTTTATGACCGAGACCGCCCGCAAGCTGCTTGCCGAACTGAACGGCCTGCTCAGTGAATGGCGTACAGAACATAACAAGATTGTTGAACTGGGCAGTACAACAGACCCGGCCATGAATGCAAAGGCGCAGGAACTTTCGTCCACCACCGGGCGGGCTCTGGCGCGAAAGCTGGCTGATCTTTTGCACGATATTGGTGAAAAGAAGCTGGAGTTTGCTCAGGAGCTGAGCCGCAAAAGCATGCAGGAGTACGAACGCGCGCGGATGATAACCATTGTGGGCGTGCTGCTGTCAGTTTTGGTGGGCCTTGGCCTGGGGTATTTTCTTTCGCGCAACATGCTGCGCCAGCTTGGCGACGAGCCGGCCTCACTCTCAGAGCTTGCCTTGCAGATTGCAGGCGGGGATCTGGAGGCAAAGTTTAATCCTGCACGGCCTGAGATCGGCGTTTTTGGCGCAATGAAGCAGATGGTGGGCACCCTCAAGGGTAAAATTGCGGAGGCTGATCAAAAGAGCCAGCAGGCCAAAGAAGAATCCGAGCGCGCCCAGAAGGCCACTGCCGATGCGGAAGAAGCACGTCGCCAGGCCGAGCGCGCCAAGGCCGAGGGCATGCTTCAGGCTGCCCACCAGCTTGAAGGCGTGGTAGAAATCGTAACCTCCGCTTCCGAGGAGCTTTCCGCTCAGGTTGAGCAGTCGAGCCGTGGCGCGGACGAGCAGTCCGCGCGTGTGCGCGAAACCGCAACCGCCATGGAAGAAATGAACGCCACCGTGCTGGAAGTTGCCAGAAACGCGCAACAGGCTGCGGATGTCTCAAGCAATGCCAGAAAGCAGGCCATTGAAGGCTCGCAGATAGTGAATGAGGCTGTAAAGGGCATAAGCACCGTGCACACGCAGTCGCTGGCCCTCAAACAGGATATGGATGCCCTTGGCAAACAGGCTGAGAGCATCGGGCAGGTAATGGGCGTTATTGCCGACATTGCCGATCAGACCAACCTGCTTGCGCTTAACGCCGCCATTGAGGCTGCGCGCGCTGGTGATGCTGGCCGTGGCTTTGCCGTGGTGGCGGACGAAGTGCGCAAACTGGCAGAAAAAACCATGACCGCAACACAGGAAGTGGGCCGAGCCATCAAGGAAATTCAGGAAGGCACAAAGAAAAACATTCAAAGCGTGGAATTCACAGGCGAATCTATTGAAGCCGCCACAAAGCTCTCCGTGCAGTCGGGCGAATCGCTGAAAAATATTCTTGAGTGTGTGCAGCTTGTTAACGATCAGGTGCAGTCAATTGCCACCGCTAGCGAGCAGCAGTCTGCCGCCAGTGAAGAAATCAACCGCTCTGTGGAACAGGTGGCTACAATCTCTGCTGAAACCGCTCAAGCCATGGAGCAGGCTTCCAGCGCAGTCGCCGATCTTGCGCAGCAGTCGCAAACGCTTCAGCATCTGATTGGCGAGATGAAACGCCAGGGCTAG
- a CDS encoding thiosulfate sulfurtransferase GlpE, giving the protein MNATITPQELQDMLAANTATVCDVRRRADYEADPRTIPGAAWHDPEQVNVWAAQLPKDKPVAIYCVRGGSVSKSVQAALGQKGFDVQYVEGGLAAWDEAQ; this is encoded by the coding sequence ATGAACGCAACCATTACGCCGCAGGAACTCCAGGATATGCTGGCCGCCAATACCGCGACTGTTTGCGATGTGCGCAGGCGGGCTGATTATGAGGCTGACCCGCGCACTATCCCCGGTGCTGCGTGGCATGACCCGGAGCAGGTGAATGTGTGGGCGGCGCAGCTGCCCAAGGACAAACCCGTAGCCATCTATTGCGTGCGCGGTGGATCAGTAAGCAAGTCTGTCCAGGCGGCATTGGGGCAGAAAGGTTTTGACGTGCAGTATGTGGAGGGTGGGCTGGCAGCCTGGGATGAAGCCCAGTAG
- a CDS encoding AAA family ATPase translates to MYIQSFHMDGFGIFSDVSVENLSPGLSIFLGENEAGKSTCLEFLRTILIGYPDPRNKEYKRIPGPLRGGQPGGSMELRSDERGILRLTRRPGSNGGVLTLTDPDGKPLEPDMLRQMLSGVSRDVYRNVFGFSLTELEDLNSLTDEGVRNALYGASFGPGLRSPGEALKLLDKQADEIFKSGGSKPALNAALRQLAELRQRKIELEQECAGYDSMAMDLAEKRDDLANLRHRKLQLEEERRILERRLGVWLQWNEWRMAGARLERLDPISATFPENGRERLARAQEAREGCERQWAAQMEKLTRLRQRRDELEINYPLLEALPALRRMAERKSGFRQALSALPAQEEALLRAQEDLTRELSRLGPDWSCDRIRSTDRSLFAREDIERQGREMRAAASAHQAAVDSLTQSNREVESAEREVASNTAALDLLPAPPAALDDDARDNLRQALARQEEARRQRPLRQRAVNEAKTTFSRAFNPLRLVVNGASDGAQAETLLDSLLSRQEEALALAADVQEKMHQADDAAQDVRQAEEQVAAVKGRVEALREEQRHINGPTREDLDGQTLALRKLRALSATLGTERERLEEFSARIGNEPPVTRVKNLPLLILGLAFFLGGAGMLLAYWRMGITSIELSPGIELPVSLWSGYLMLLCGVGFMAGGVPHTGAEAKRRQMEHLQLQGRRDSCAAHVAELDEQANQLCAAAGVQSMDLVTLEAREVLLEHEREQCFEEERARKDMDELKHAMDLARTEVSKRQAVRSEVEGIVQQTRRRWHEFMLALHVANVPSPEGAAAFFARAESARLAFGGVAATDAELQTLDNDLRQTEARMRLVPAVAERLPANADSDSLAEAVRQVLESCREADAARELRIKAEAALQNSQSELNRARTRQAEASAELRQAQERLNEARSQWTACLHDLGLGTDLDPETVREALKYMENCLAAEASVQRAQSQLNQGRTELAALRDPLQALLAELGLPPQQDADNRPDWLLSLDAALEAAEAMSQAQSRRRNLDNEVMEMEDEARAAEAALESARSAERSLLAMAGAHDAEEFLRQAALHEELRALTLRRQDLEDALRLAADKTPMKDFLDSFEHEDQESQERRSASISEELTGIQEQEENLVKRVAELRSKVDALSRTDELSQLLQQEAALVEDMERMAFAWSRVALARSILETAKRTFELERQPEVIRLASSIFTRITGQRWRGINASLEDASLAILPAQGEPIAPENLSRGAREQAYLALRLAYIKNHALHAAPLPVIMDEVLVNFDPQRAERTARAFVELTGGSQGKAHQLLYFTCQPHMAELLRNAEPQAALFHVQDGSIKAA, encoded by the coding sequence ATGTATATCCAGTCCTTCCACATGGACGGCTTCGGTATTTTTTCTGACGTGAGTGTTGAAAATCTTTCACCGGGGCTTTCCATCTTTCTGGGTGAAAACGAAGCGGGCAAATCCACCTGCCTAGAATTTTTGCGTACCATACTCATCGGCTATCCCGACCCGCGCAACAAGGAATACAAGCGTATTCCCGGCCCCCTGCGCGGCGGGCAGCCCGGCGGCAGCATGGAACTGCGCTCGGACGAACGCGGCATTCTGCGCCTCACCCGGCGGCCCGGCAGCAACGGCGGCGTGCTCACCCTCACCGATCCGGACGGCAAACCGCTGGAACCGGACATGCTGCGCCAGATGCTCTCCGGCGTGAGCCGCGATGTGTACCGCAACGTGTTCGGCTTCAGCCTCACTGAACTTGAAGACCTCAACAGCCTCACTGACGAAGGCGTGCGCAACGCCCTGTACGGCGCAAGTTTCGGGCCGGGGCTGCGTTCGCCCGGCGAAGCGCTCAAGCTGCTGGACAAACAGGCCGATGAAATTTTCAAGAGCGGCGGCAGCAAGCCCGCCCTCAACGCCGCCCTGCGCCAGCTTGCCGAACTGCGGCAACGCAAGATCGAACTGGAACAGGAATGCGCCGGGTACGACAGCATGGCAATGGACCTTGCCGAAAAGCGCGACGATCTGGCAAATCTGCGCCACCGCAAACTCCAGCTTGAAGAAGAACGCCGCATCCTTGAACGCCGCCTTGGCGTGTGGTTGCAGTGGAACGAATGGCGCATGGCGGGCGCGCGCCTTGAGCGCCTTGACCCCATAAGCGCCACCTTTCCCGAAAACGGCAGGGAGCGCCTTGCCCGCGCGCAGGAGGCCCGCGAGGGCTGCGAGCGGCAATGGGCCGCGCAGATGGAAAAACTCACCCGGCTGCGCCAGCGGCGTGACGAACTTGAGATCAATTATCCCCTGCTGGAGGCCCTGCCCGCCCTGCGCCGCATGGCCGAACGCAAAAGCGGCTTCCGGCAGGCATTGAGCGCCCTGCCCGCGCAGGAAGAAGCCCTGCTGCGCGCGCAGGAAGACCTCACCCGCGAACTCTCGCGCCTCGGGCCGGACTGGTCGTGCGACCGCATCCGGAGTACCGACCGCTCCCTCTTTGCCCGCGAGGATATTGAACGCCAAGGGCGGGAAATGCGCGCCGCCGCCTCGGCCCATCAGGCCGCCGTGGACAGCCTCACCCAGAGCAACCGCGAAGTGGAAAGCGCAGAACGCGAGGTGGCCTCCAACACTGCCGCCCTTGATCTGCTGCCCGCCCCCCCCGCCGCGCTGGATGACGATGCCCGCGACAACCTGCGTCAGGCCCTTGCCCGACAGGAAGAAGCCCGCCGCCAGCGCCCCCTGCGCCAACGCGCGGTGAACGAAGCAAAAACAACGTTTTCCAGAGCTTTCAATCCGCTGCGGCTGGTGGTCAACGGCGCAAGTGACGGCGCTCAGGCAGAAACCCTGCTTGATTCGCTCCTTTCGCGGCAGGAAGAAGCCCTCGCCCTCGCCGCCGATGTGCAGGAAAAAATGCACCAGGCTGACGATGCCGCGCAGGACGTGCGTCAGGCGGAGGAACAGGTTGCCGCGGTCAAGGGCCGCGTAGAAGCCCTGCGCGAAGAACAGCGCCACATAAACGGCCCCACCCGCGAGGATCTTGACGGGCAAACCCTTGCCCTGCGCAAGCTGCGCGCCCTTTCCGCCACCTTGGGCACGGAGCGTGAGCGGCTGGAAGAATTCAGCGCCCGCATCGGCAACGAGCCGCCCGTCACAAGGGTAAAAAACCTGCCGCTGCTGATTCTGGGTCTTGCTTTCTTTCTTGGCGGCGCGGGCATGCTGCTGGCCTACTGGCGCATGGGCATTACGAGCATTGAACTTTCGCCGGGCATTGAACTGCCTGTGAGCCTGTGGTCCGGCTATCTTATGCTGCTCTGCGGCGTTGGCTTTATGGCGGGCGGCGTACCGCACACCGGGGCGGAGGCAAAACGCCGCCAGATGGAACATCTGCAACTTCAGGGCAGACGCGATTCGTGCGCGGCCCATGTGGCGGAACTGGACGAACAGGCCAACCAGCTTTGCGCTGCGGCTGGGGTGCAGAGCATGGATCTGGTGACGCTTGAAGCCAGAGAAGTGCTGCTTGAGCACGAACGCGAGCAATGCTTTGAAGAAGAACGCGCCCGCAAGGACATGGACGAACTCAAACACGCCATGGACCTTGCCCGCACGGAAGTGAGCAAACGGCAGGCCGTGCGCTCCGAGGTTGAAGGCATTGTGCAGCAAACCCGCCGCCGCTGGCACGAATTCATGCTGGCCCTGCACGTGGCCAATGTGCCCTCTCCCGAGGGTGCGGCTGCCTTTTTTGCCCGGGCGGAATCAGCACGGCTCGCCTTTGGCGGCGTTGCCGCCACCGATGCGGAGCTGCAAACCCTGGATAACGATCTGCGTCAGACAGAGGCCCGCATGCGTCTGGTGCCAGCCGTGGCTGAGCGCCTGCCCGCCAACGCGGATTCAGATTCACTGGCGGAGGCAGTGCGGCAGGTGCTTGAATCCTGCCGCGAGGCCGATGCCGCCCGCGAACTGCGCATCAAGGCCGAGGCCGCGCTGCAAAATTCGCAGAGCGAGCTCAACCGCGCCCGCACCCGTCAGGCAGAAGCCAGCGCGGAACTGCGTCAGGCGCAGGAGCGGCTCAACGAAGCGCGCTCGCAATGGACGGCCTGTCTGCATGATCTTGGCCTCGGCACCGACCTTGACCCGGAAACAGTGCGGGAAGCCCTGAAATACATGGAAAACTGTCTCGCTGCCGAGGCTTCTGTGCAGCGCGCCCAGTCTCAGCTCAACCAGGGGCGCACAGAACTGGCTGCCCTGCGCGACCCGCTGCAAGCCCTGCTGGCAGAGCTTGGCCTGCCGCCGCAGCAGGATGCGGACAACCGCCCCGACTGGCTGCTCAGCCTTGATGCCGCGCTGGAAGCGGCGGAAGCCATGTCGCAGGCGCAGAGCCGCCGCCGCAACCTTGATAATGAAGTGATGGAAATGGAGGACGAGGCCCGCGCTGCGGAAGCCGCCCTTGAAAGCGCCCGGAGCGCGGAACGCTCCCTGCTTGCCATGGCGGGCGCGCACGATGCGGAAGAATTTTTGCGTCAGGCCGCACTTCACGAAGAGCTGCGCGCACTCACCCTGCGCCGTCAGGATCTGGAAGACGCCCTGCGGCTGGCTGCGGACAAAACCCCCATGAAGGACTTTCTCGATTCCTTCGAGCATGAGGATCAGGAAAGTCAGGAGCGCCGCAGCGCGAGCATCAGCGAAGAACTGACAGGCATTCAGGAGCAGGAAGAAAATCTGGTCAAGCGCGTGGCGGAACTGCGCAGCAAGGTGGACGCCCTTTCGCGCACCGACGAGCTTTCGCAGCTATTGCAGCAGGAGGCGGCCCTTGTGGAAGACATGGAGCGCATGGCCTTTGCCTGGAGCCGCGTGGCTCTTGCCCGCAGCATCCTTGAAACAGCCAAGCGCACCTTTGAACTGGAGCGCCAGCCAGAGGTCATCCGCCTTGCTTCAAGCATCTTCACCCGCATTACAGGCCAGCGCTGGCGGGGCATCAACGCCTCGCTGGAAGACGCCAGCCTTGCCATCCTGCCCGCGCAGGGCGAACCCATAGCGCCGGAAAATCTGAGCCGGGGCGCGCGCGAACAGGCCTATCTGGCCCTGCGGCTGGCCTACATAAAAAATCATGCCCTGCATGCCGCGCCCCTGCCTGTGATCATGGACGAAGTGCTGGTCAACTTTGACCCGCAAAGGGCCGAGCGCACCGCGCGCGCCTTTGTGGAGCTGACAGGCGGCAGCCAGGGCAAGGCCCACCAGCTGCTTTACTTTACCTGCCAGCCGCACATGGCGGAGCTGCTGCGCAATGCAGAACCCCAGGCCGCGCTGTTCCATGTGCAAGACGGCAGCATCAAGGCCGCATAA
- a CDS encoding outer membrane homotrimeric porin, protein MSSRERNGLNRFKKVCMVTLLAAGMLMGVAGGAKAIDFKAKGEWLVGFGVGEGVLTKNTRDTDGAKSKTNTEDQFGASQRIRLQLDAVASEALSGTVYFEIGDQHWGKSGDGAALGADGNNQVKVKNAYIDWLIPQTDARVRMGLQAAALPNVAGGSAIMDCDVAALTANYKFNENVGLTFMWARPVNDNFNGTFVDGNGNSSTEKTNYLDNLDLFMLSMPLSFDGVEVTPWAMYGMRGKNSLRGLDDETYGSPWETSDGKLGLTIPGTNPGFNYANGLNPLNSSSTNKQYGSVFWAGLPVAITMFDPLNIEFDINYGYSEAMGHYDVLKRGVDSVRASTERQGWLAKALVEYKLDWGVPGIFGWYASGDDGNVKNGSERMPSIAGAGNFTSFVGDGNLSWSPVANGCDWSMSYAGTWGIGAQLKDMSFIENVSHTFRLAYWGGTNATSMVKYMKDASSWQAGYGGDGPYLTTNDGLLEFNLVNTWQAYENLSVNLELGYVANMIDKDTWKKASYNNGAGNGSFDKQDAWKAQVVFQYSF, encoded by the coding sequence ATGAGTTCACGAGAAAGGAATGGTCTGAACCGCTTTAAAAAGGTGTGCATGGTCACCCTGCTTGCAGCAGGTATGCTGATGGGCGTGGCCGGGGGGGCCAAGGCCATTGACTTCAAGGCCAAGGGCGAATGGCTGGTTGGTTTTGGCGTGGGCGAAGGCGTCCTCACCAAAAACACCAGAGATACTGACGGAGCCAAGTCCAAAACCAATACCGAAGACCAGTTTGGCGCTTCCCAGCGCATCCGCCTCCAGTTGGACGCCGTGGCCTCCGAGGCTCTGTCCGGCACGGTGTATTTTGAAATTGGCGACCAGCATTGGGGCAAATCGGGCGATGGCGCAGCTCTCGGCGCTGACGGGAACAATCAGGTCAAGGTTAAAAACGCCTACATCGACTGGCTGATTCCGCAGACTGACGCCCGCGTGCGCATGGGCCTCCAGGCCGCCGCCCTGCCCAACGTGGCTGGCGGCTCCGCTATTATGGACTGCGATGTTGCAGCCCTGACCGCCAACTACAAGTTCAACGAAAATGTGGGCCTCACCTTTATGTGGGCGCGCCCTGTCAACGACAACTTTAATGGTACGTTCGTCGACGGCAATGGCAATTCCAGCACGGAAAAAACCAACTACCTCGACAACCTTGATCTGTTCATGCTCTCCATGCCCCTGAGTTTTGACGGTGTTGAAGTCACCCCCTGGGCCATGTACGGCATGCGCGGCAAAAACTCCCTGCGCGGCCTGGATGACGAAACCTACGGTTCGCCCTGGGAAACCAGCGATGGCAAACTTGGCCTCACCATTCCCGGCACCAACCCCGGCTTCAACTACGCCAACGGCCTGAATCCCCTCAATTCCTCCAGCACCAACAAGCAATACGGCTCCGTGTTCTGGGCGGGTCTGCCGGTGGCCATCACCATGTTCGACCCTCTGAACATCGAATTCGACATCAACTACGGCTACTCTGAAGCCATGGGCCACTACGATGTGCTCAAGCGCGGCGTGGACAGCGTGCGCGCCAGCACCGAGCGTCAGGGCTGGCTGGCAAAAGCCCTTGTTGAATACAAGCTGGACTGGGGCGTTCCCGGCATCTTCGGCTGGTACGCCAGCGGTGACGACGGCAACGTGAAAAACGGCTCCGAGCGCATGCCCTCCATTGCTGGCGCGGGCAACTTCACCTCCTTTGTCGGCGACGGCAACCTTTCGTGGAGCCCGGTTGCCAATGGTTGCGACTGGAGCATGAGCTATGCCGGCACCTGGGGCATCGGCGCACAGCTGAAAGACATGAGCTTTATTGAAAACGTCTCCCACACTTTCCGTCTGGCCTACTGGGGCGGCACCAACGCCACCTCCATGGTCAAATACATGAAGGATGCCTCCTCCTGGCAGGCTGGCTACGGCGGCGACGGTCCCTATCTGACCACCAACGACGGACTGCTGGAATTCAACCTCGTCAACACATGGCAGGCCTACGAAAACCTGAGTGTGAATCTGGAACTCGGCTACGTTGCCAACATGATCGACAAGGACACATGGAAAAAGGCCAGTTACAACAACGGCGCTGGCAACGGCAGCTTTGACAAGCAGGACGCCTGGAAAGCCCAGGTTGTCTTCCAGTACAGCTTCTAA
- the chrA gene encoding chromate efflux transporter: MSEKEITPQVSLREAFLYWFKLGFINFGGPAGQIAMMHKNLVDGRAWISEKVFLRALNFCMLLPGPEAHQLAVYIGWRLNGYWGGTIAGLCFLFPSVILMLFLSWLAAAKGQVPFVAGIFHGIAAAVVAIVIEALIRLSKKSLKHLALYAFAGGSFVLGQFLGVSFPVIVLLAGVAGVILGKFRPDIFCQKKPGTNECLTDAPESFTNLPPLSHLFKVVGIFAVIWMAVILPVFAWRSMGDILSQIPIFFTKATFVTFGGAYAVIAYIVEHAVNLGWLTETEMLLGLGLAETTPGPLIMVTQFVGFIAAWNQPGGLTPMTAGILGGLLTTFTTFLPSFMFIFAGAPYIEAITANKKLNAALTGISAAVVGVILKIGVFFAWNTFFPATGFDTFAVGVALVSLVALVRFKLSMHALVGLSGLAGLIWQML; encoded by the coding sequence ATGAGCGAAAAGGAAATAACGCCTCAAGTGTCTTTGCGGGAAGCATTTCTTTACTGGTTCAAGCTCGGCTTCATCAATTTTGGCGGGCCTGCCGGGCAGATCGCCATGATGCATAAAAATCTGGTGGATGGCAGGGCCTGGATCAGCGAAAAGGTTTTTCTGCGGGCGCTCAATTTCTGCATGCTCTTGCCGGGGCCGGAAGCGCATCAACTGGCCGTGTACATAGGCTGGCGGCTCAACGGCTACTGGGGCGGAACCATTGCCGGGCTGTGCTTTTTGTTCCCCTCGGTTATTCTGATGCTCTTTCTTTCATGGCTGGCAGCCGCCAAGGGGCAGGTTCCCTTTGTGGCCGGGATTTTTCACGGAATCGCTGCCGCCGTTGTGGCCATTGTGATCGAAGCGCTTATCCGGCTTTCAAAAAAATCACTCAAGCACCTCGCACTGTATGCCTTTGCTGGCGGCTCGTTTGTATTGGGGCAGTTTCTGGGTGTATCCTTTCCGGTGATTGTTTTGCTGGCAGGTGTGGCAGGTGTCATTCTTGGCAAATTTCGTCCAGACATTTTTTGCCAGAAAAAGCCGGGAACAAATGAATGCCTGACTGACGCGCCGGAATCTTTCACCAACCTGCCGCCTTTATCCCATCTTTTCAAGGTGGTGGGGATATTCGCGGTGATCTGGATGGCTGTGATTCTGCCCGTTTTTGCATGGCGGAGCATGGGCGACATACTTTCCCAGATACCCATATTCTTTACCAAGGCCACCTTTGTGACCTTTGGCGGCGCGTATGCCGTGATTGCCTACATTGTTGAGCACGCGGTCAATTTGGGCTGGCTTACGGAAACGGAGATGCTGCTGGGTCTTGGCCTTGCGGAAACAACCCCCGGCCCGTTGATCATGGTAACGCAGTTTGTGGGTTTTATCGCCGCATGGAATCAGCCCGGAGGCCTGACGCCCATGACGGCAGGCATTCTGGGCGGGCTGCTCACCACCTTTACCACGTTTTTGCCGAGTTTTATGTTTATATTTGCCGGTGCGCCCTACATCGAGGCCATTACGGCCAACAAAAAACTCAATGCCGCGCTGACGGGAATATCCGCTGCTGTTGTGGGCGTTATCCTCAAAATCGGGGTATTTTTTGCGTGGAACACCTTTTTCCCGGCAACGGGATTTGATACTTTTGCCGTTGGCGTTGCGCTGGTGTCGCTTGTGGCCTTGGTGCGTTTCAAGCTCTCCATGCACGCGCTGGTAGGGTTGAGCGGGCTTGCCGGGCTGATCTGGCAGATGCTCTGA